The Phycisphaeraceae bacterium genome has a window encoding:
- a CDS encoding prepilin-type N-terminal cleavage/methylation domain-containing protein has product MKNRGFTLIELLVVIAIITLLMGILLPALAKARAAAVQVKDATQLTQVYKAMATFARQFNGVFPKPGLINTIGTEPGVGAEQMALNHSGPMYSACIAQNFFTPAIVVSPSEPNGRILAKNDYNQEAYRPINDVYWDTTFQTVLNTLCHTSYAHSPLTGQRGQQNWRDNLDSEWTMFSNRGVENGVLTSTVYEASLTLQIHGGRKQWVGNICYADGHVNVEDSFRIEGINFLNSASAITPDNIFDEQTIAQSGGGGRGSGYDRWLVIYTIANPNGQNLNGLQWD; this is encoded by the coding sequence ATGAAGAATCGCGGCTTCACCCTGATCGAGCTGCTGGTGGTCATCGCGATCATCACGCTGCTCATGGGCATCCTGCTTCCCGCACTGGCCAAGGCCCGCGCCGCCGCCGTGCAGGTGAAGGACGCCACCCAGCTCACCCAGGTCTACAAGGCCATGGCGACGTTCGCCCGCCAGTTCAACGGCGTGTTCCCCAAGCCGGGCCTGATCAACACGATCGGCACCGAGCCGGGCGTGGGCGCTGAGCAGATGGCGCTCAATCACTCCGGACCGATGTACTCGGCCTGCATCGCGCAGAACTTCTTCACCCCGGCGATCGTCGTCAGCCCGTCGGAGCCCAACGGCCGCATCCTGGCCAAGAACGACTACAACCAGGAGGCCTACCGGCCCATCAACGACGTGTACTGGGACACCACCTTCCAGACCGTCCTCAACACCCTGTGCCACACCTCCTACGCCCACAGCCCGCTGACGGGTCAGCGCGGTCAGCAGAACTGGCGCGACAACCTCGACTCCGAGTGGACCATGTTCAGCAACCGCGGCGTCGAGAATGGCGTGTTGACTTCCACGGTCTACGAGGCGTCGCTGACCCTCCAGATCCACGGCGGGCGCAAGCAGTGGGTCGGCAACATCTGCTACGCCGACGGCCACGTCAACGTCGAGGACTCCTTCCGCATTGAGGGCATCAACTTCCTCAATTCCGCCAGTGCCATCACCCCGGACAACATCTTCGATGAACAGACCATCGCCCAGTCCGGCGGCGGGGGACGCGGATCGGGGTATGACCGCTGGCTGGTCATTTACACGATCGCCAATCCCAACGGCCAGAACCTCAACGGCCTGCAGTGGGATTGA
- a CDS encoding N-acetylmuramic acid 6-phosphate etherase, whose protein sequence is MALPPDRGHLSTERRHHASTDLDALPTRAMINLMIDDQHAALDALRDAAADLERFIDALVPRLRAGGRLIYVGAGTSGRLGVLDASECPPTFNADPGQIVGIIAGGDASLRRSSESREDDPDGAREQLEILALSPRDTVLGIAAGGTTPYVLGALTLAKRLSAGGDAHVTTGGTPAPLTPVPQTPAPLTPDMQTPASTAMTGLLTCVRRAAPQACDHLIVLDTGAELLTGSTRLKAGTATKIALNIITTSCFVHLGKTWGNLMVDLRATNDKLRDRAMRILIELNPRLTRVEAAAALDEARGELKAALVMERLGVDLGTARTLLAEHDGRLRGVLGSPATPANAP, encoded by the coding sequence ATGGCGCTTCCGCCCGATCGCGGCCATCTTTCCACCGAGCGCCGTCATCATGCCTCGACGGACCTCGATGCGCTCCCCACCAGAGCGATGATCAACCTGATGATCGACGACCAGCACGCCGCGCTGGACGCCCTGCGCGACGCGGCGGCGGATCTGGAGCGATTCATCGACGCCCTTGTCCCGCGGCTTCGGGCGGGGGGGCGGCTCATCTACGTCGGCGCTGGCACCAGCGGGCGGCTGGGCGTGCTCGACGCCAGCGAGTGCCCCCCCACCTTCAACGCCGACCCCGGTCAGATCGTCGGGATCATCGCCGGGGGCGACGCCTCGCTGAGGCGGTCGTCCGAGTCGCGCGAGGATGATCCGGATGGGGCGCGCGAGCAGCTGGAGATCCTGGCCCTCTCGCCCCGTGACACCGTGCTGGGCATCGCTGCGGGGGGCACCACGCCCTATGTGCTGGGGGCGCTGACGCTGGCCAAGAGGTTGTCCGCGGGCGGGGACGCCCATGTGACCACAGGCGGGACGCCTGCGCCACTGACGCCTGTGCCACAGACGCCTGCGCCGCTGACTCCCGACATGCAGACGCCCGCATCAACCGCCATGACCGGGCTGCTCACCTGCGTGCGTCGAGCCGCGCCCCAGGCATGCGACCACCTGATCGTGCTCGACACCGGGGCGGAGCTGCTCACCGGCTCCACGCGGCTCAAGGCGGGCACCGCCACCAAGATCGCGCTCAACATCATCACCACCTCGTGCTTCGTGCATCTGGGCAAGACGTGGGGCAACCTGATGGTGGACCTGCGGGCCACCAACGACAAACTGCGCGACCGGGCGATGCGCATCCTGATCGAGTTGAATCCGCGGCTGACGCGCGTCGAGGCCGCCGCCGCGCTCGACGAGGCGCGGGGCGAACTCAAGGCCGCGCTCGTGATGGAGCGCCTGGGCGTGGACCTGGGCACGGCCCGAACGCTGCTGGCGGAGCACGACGGGCGGCTGCGCGGCGTGCTCGGTTCACCCGCAACCCCGGCGAACGCCCCATGA
- a CDS encoding ABC transporter permease — protein MTALILRRLLLLPVLLFVIYTVTFALAWLIPGNPLEQDGRRPPPEVAEAMLAQYNLNSPWAFYWDYLGKATGVSWLAGKAGLGAGHARPFDLGPSLQHQDWTVNEILAGTLPVSITLGLAAILLACVIGVTAGVIGAVRPGSWSDTVTLGVALIGISLPAFVTGTVLLIVFAFMLGWFPVAGWGTPGHLVLPAITLALPPAAYIARLTRFGMIEQLRQDYIRTARAKGAPEHRVVLHHALKNALLPVLSYLGPAAAAAMTGSFVVEKVFAVPGVGTHFVDAVLGKDLTMIMGVVIVYATMLILFNLVVDVLYAWIDPRIRVT, from the coding sequence GTGACCGCCCTCATCCTCCGACGCCTGCTGCTCCTTCCCGTGCTCCTGTTCGTGATCTACACGGTCACGTTCGCGCTGGCGTGGCTGATTCCCGGCAACCCGCTGGAGCAGGATGGCCGCCGCCCGCCTCCCGAAGTTGCGGAGGCCATGCTCGCCCAATACAACCTCAACAGCCCGTGGGCGTTCTACTGGGATTACCTGGGCAAGGCCACCGGCGTGTCGTGGCTGGCGGGGAAGGCGGGCCTCGGCGCGGGGCACGCGCGGCCGTTCGACCTTGGCCCGTCGCTGCAGCACCAGGACTGGACCGTCAACGAGATTCTCGCGGGCACGCTGCCGGTCTCGATCACGCTGGGGCTGGCGGCGATCCTGCTGGCGTGCGTGATCGGCGTCACCGCGGGCGTGATCGGGGCGGTCAGACCGGGCTCGTGGTCCGACACGGTGACGCTCGGTGTGGCGCTCATCGGCATCTCGCTGCCCGCGTTCGTCACGGGCACGGTGCTGCTCATCGTCTTCGCCTTCATGCTGGGCTGGTTTCCCGTGGCGGGCTGGGGCACACCGGGCCACCTGGTGTTGCCGGCCATCACCCTCGCCCTGCCCCCCGCCGCGTACATCGCGCGGCTGACGCGCTTCGGCATGATCGAGCAGTTGCGGCAGGACTACATCCGCACCGCGCGGGCCAAGGGCGCGCCGGAGCACCGCGTCGTCCTGCACCACGCCCTCAAGAACGCCCTGCTGCCGGTGCTCAGTTACCTCGGTCCCGCGGCGGCGGCGGCCATGACGGGATCGTTCGTGGTGGAGAAGGTCTTCGCCGTGCCGGGCGTGGGCACGCACTTCGTCGATGCCGTGCTGGGCAAGGATTTGACCATGATCATGGGCGTGGTGATCGTGTACGCAACGATGCTGATCCTGTTCAACCTGGTGGTGGATGTGCTGTACGCGTGGATCGACCCGCGCATTCGGGTGACGTAA
- a CDS encoding peptide ABC transporter substrate-binding protein, producing MIRLVTPFLVLLALLGMSVWLDRPQPRADFVFVDRDEVFTLDPQRMSWMQDFRMAYALYEPLVRWRNDDFSIVPAACESMPQVSEDRRTYTFRLRRDAKWSNGAPVTAHDFAWSWMRAILPDTAADYTMMFFHIEGARAFFEWRAERLRTFLLAASPGRGAGGEGAADQLDPALALWLETEQRFRDAVGIDIIDDHTLRLTLERPTPYFLDLLCFGPFNPVYRPCVEGWRMDDAARQAVIDRGWHTIEPPPFDRRAFVTLHPSSGRIEQQHEWTKPGVLVTNGPLILTDWRYKRGIRLERNPHYHSPERVKCGSVAVVSISDPNTAILAFKRGDVDWVSEVAVDYQPDLIDQLERYLARHRSELDRLLGTGMSMDEALAQLPPPDARQGERRDIHILPTFGTDFYSFNCRPLLADGRNNPFHDARVRRAFVASVDRHAIVTQVTRLNEPVATALTPPRSIPGYDVPDGLGYDPVYAREQLKQAGWLDRNGDGLIENERGEPFPIVDLLYSTNTSRYRDISLALRDMWQRELGVRVELRGKENKTFKEDLRSGQFMIGRGRWYGDYGDPTTFLDICRTGDGNNDRGYSNPRVDDLLDQAARETDPAKRFAILRECERYLFAEEVPMLVLCNLVQLYLYEPGRVRGLTHHPRLSQYLWQVEVVE from the coding sequence GTGATCCGCCTCGTCACCCCGTTCCTGGTTCTGCTGGCGCTGCTGGGCATGTCCGTCTGGCTGGATCGCCCCCAGCCGCGCGCGGACTTCGTGTTCGTCGATCGCGATGAAGTCTTCACCCTCGACCCGCAGCGGATGTCGTGGATGCAGGACTTCCGCATGGCGTACGCGCTCTACGAGCCGCTGGTGCGCTGGCGGAACGACGACTTCTCCATCGTGCCCGCCGCGTGCGAGTCGATGCCCCAGGTCAGCGAGGATCGCCGCACCTACACCTTCCGTCTGCGGCGGGATGCGAAATGGTCCAACGGCGCGCCGGTGACGGCCCACGACTTCGCCTGGAGCTGGATGCGAGCCATTCTGCCCGATACCGCCGCCGACTACACGATGATGTTTTTTCACATCGAAGGCGCGCGGGCGTTCTTCGAGTGGCGTGCCGAGCGCCTGCGCACCTTCCTTCTCGCCGCTTCCCCTGGGAGAGGGGCCGGGGGTGAGGGTGCTGCCGACCAGCTCGACCCCGCCCTCGCGCTGTGGCTCGAAACCGAACAGCGCTTCCGCGACGCCGTCGGCATCGACATCATCGACGATCACACCCTGCGCCTCACGCTCGAACGCCCCACTCCCTACTTCCTCGACCTGCTCTGCTTCGGTCCGTTCAATCCCGTCTACCGTCCGTGCGTGGAGGGGTGGCGCATGGACGACGCGGCCAGGCAGGCGGTCATCGATCGCGGCTGGCACACGATCGAGCCGCCGCCGTTCGACCGGCGCGCCTTTGTGACGCTGCATCCCAGTTCCGGCCGAATCGAGCAACAGCACGAGTGGACCAAGCCGGGCGTCCTGGTCACCAACGGACCGCTGATCCTGACCGACTGGCGGTACAAGCGCGGCATCCGGCTGGAGCGCAACCCGCACTACCACTCGCCCGAGCGCGTCAAGTGCGGCTCCGTCGCGGTGGTGTCGATCAGCGACCCCAACACGGCGATCCTGGCCTTCAAGCGGGGTGACGTGGACTGGGTGAGCGAAGTCGCGGTGGACTATCAGCCGGACCTGATCGACCAGCTCGAGCGATACTTGGCGCGACACCGCTCGGAACTCGATCGACTGCTCGGCACCGGCATGTCGATGGATGAGGCCCTCGCCCAGTTGCCGCCGCCGGATGCGCGGCAGGGAGAGCGGCGCGACATTCACATCCTGCCCACGTTCGGCACGGACTTCTACTCCTTCAACTGCCGCCCGCTGCTGGCGGACGGTCGGAACAACCCGTTCCACGACGCCCGCGTCCGCCGCGCGTTCGTCGCCAGCGTGGACCGTCACGCCATCGTCACGCAGGTGACGCGGCTGAACGAGCCGGTCGCCACCGCATTGACGCCGCCCCGCTCCATCCCTGGCTACGACGTGCCCGACGGGCTGGGCTACGACCCGGTCTACGCTCGCGAGCAACTGAAGCAGGCCGGGTGGTTGGACCGCAACGGCGACGGCCTGATCGAAAACGAACGCGGCGAGCCGTTCCCCATCGTCGATCTGCTCTATTCCACCAACACCTCGCGCTACCGCGACATTTCACTCGCCCTGCGCGACATGTGGCAGCGCGAACTGGGCGTCCGGGTCGAGCTGCGCGGCAAGGAGAACAAGACGTTCAAGGAAGACCTTCGCAGCGGGCAGTTCATGATCGGGCGCGGCCGGTGGTACGGCGACTACGGCGACCCGACCACGTTCCTCGACATCTGCCGCACCGGCGACGGCAACAACGACCGCGGCTATTCCAACCCGCGCGTGGATGACCTGCTCGACCAGGCCGCCCGCGAGACCGACCCGGCGAAGCGCTTCGCCATTCTGCGCGAGTGCGAGCGTTACCTCTTCGCCGAGGAAGTGCCCATGCTCGTGCTGTGCAACCTGGTGCAGCTGTACCTCTACGAGCCGGGCCGCGTGCGCGGGCTGACGCATCACCCGCGGCTGAGCCAGTACCTGTGGCAGGTGGAGGTGGTCGAGTGA
- a CDS encoding flavin reductase family protein: MEINPESLAPRERYKLLIGCIVPRPIAWVSTVSPAGARNLAPFSFFNGVGSNPMTIIICPANNSAGQEKDTLRNCKPRSEGGTGQFVVCGASEHLAREMAATSADLPPDQSEWELAGLEAAPSEKVAPPRVARSPWAFECETLSVVRTNPGAPAGGNVVIGQVVHVHLDDSIVNERLHIDPASLRAIGRMGGLGYCTTRQRFEMPMGPGALELDPATLGLEG; this comes from the coding sequence ATGGAGATCAACCCCGAATCGCTCGCGCCGCGCGAACGCTACAAGCTGCTCATCGGCTGCATCGTGCCGCGACCCATCGCGTGGGTGTCCACCGTGTCGCCCGCCGGCGCGCGGAACCTGGCGCCGTTCTCGTTCTTCAACGGCGTGGGGTCGAACCCCATGACGATCATCATCTGCCCGGCCAACAACAGCGCCGGGCAGGAGAAGGACACGCTTCGCAACTGCAAGCCGCGGAGCGAGGGCGGCACGGGACAGTTCGTGGTCTGCGGGGCCAGCGAGCACCTGGCGCGGGAGATGGCCGCCACGTCCGCCGACCTGCCCCCGGACCAGAGCGAGTGGGAACTGGCCGGTCTGGAAGCCGCACCCAGCGAGAAAGTCGCGCCGCCCCGGGTGGCCCGCTCGCCGTGGGCCTTCGAGTGCGAGACGCTCTCGGTCGTTCGCACCAACCCCGGCGCGCCCGCCGGGGGGAACGTGGTCATCGGGCAGGTGGTTCACGTCCATCTCGACGATTCGATCGTCAATGAGCGGCTGCACATCGATCCGGCGTCGCTTCGCGCCATCGGTCGCATGGGCGGACTGGGGTACTGCACCACGCGCCAGCGATTCGAAATGCCGATGGGGCCGGGCGCGCTGGAACTCGATCCGGCGACGCTCGGGCTGGAGGGGTGA
- a CDS encoding serine/threonine protein kinase, with amino-acid sequence MNQKSAIHRDAWQQLETLFDEALLLHGAARAAMLDQVRAENAALHDALADLLTGHDAADVDFIVPPGELALPGVHDPEPGERLVGRRIGPFTLQRLIAVGGMGAVYEATQESPRRTVAVKLLRSVLFSRSALRRFEFEKETLGRLQHPGMARIYDAGLHDDGTGPIPWFAMEFLPNARPLNVHASETGLDLKGILSLFLKVCDAVRYAHSCGVIHRDLKPGNILVADGEPKIIDFGIARSAEAAGVTLAQGTGVGQIIGTLQYMAPEQARGDASEIDPRCDVYSLEVILYELLTGRLPYQVEQRPITEALRIIQESPPTRPSTITLVLRGDLETVILKALEKERGRRYQSVGELSEDLRRYLSHQPIRAHPASVTYHARLFIRRNRLLVGAMGALFLILVASIAVIASVAAHATRQRDLAELSAEAAQRSATEAQTQQRIAARVARFLHDTLATARPHVALGREITMREVTQRAAERAEIELADQPAVMAEVLATLGTTYRSLGEYRAALVLLERARAVAPEPTDAIGSLRVAMILSELGWCEFRLGRVVEAEAHLIEAVERCNRAPAERPDVAARAHLWLGELRMTAGRHDEADADLAEARRIAERHFGEAGEQVLPVLDAIARSHASRRNWREAAAMHRRHVEIARATLPANHPDLATGINSLANALFSSGEIAEAAALWHEALTMFQVILPADHPDLVTLNHNLALAEEARGDYRAAEARFNEVIRLRRAILGDYHPQVSSALMQLGSMLVDAGEPERGVQALRESVEVYSIALRNAGYADDANLAGRYAMLALALRACGDLDEAEAAGRHALTIHEAVLPAGDQRITQTLSILGSVLVDDGQLAEAESLLRRAYDLRQAWDAAHWLTANSATVLGGCLLAQGRLEEARPLILDGERRLREVLGDQHARRLEALERVIRLYEAVGNTAERDAAVAELGRWRGSR; translated from the coding sequence ATGAACCAGAAGTCAGCGATTCACCGGGATGCGTGGCAGCAGCTTGAGACGCTCTTTGACGAAGCACTCCTGCTGCATGGTGCGGCGCGGGCCGCCATGCTGGACCAGGTGCGCGCTGAGAATGCAGCGCTTCACGACGCGCTCGCCGACCTGTTGACCGGTCATGACGCCGCCGATGTCGATTTCATCGTTCCACCCGGCGAGCTCGCGTTGCCGGGCGTTCACGATCCGGAGCCCGGCGAACGGCTTGTCGGCCGGCGCATTGGTCCGTTCACGCTGCAGCGCCTGATCGCCGTGGGCGGCATGGGGGCCGTGTACGAGGCGACGCAGGAGTCGCCTCGACGCACCGTGGCCGTCAAGCTGCTTCGATCGGTGCTGTTCTCCAGATCCGCGCTGCGGCGTTTCGAGTTCGAGAAGGAGACCCTGGGCCGCCTGCAGCATCCCGGCATGGCTCGCATCTACGACGCGGGGCTTCACGATGACGGCACCGGGCCGATTCCGTGGTTCGCCATGGAGTTTCTGCCCAACGCGCGGCCGCTGAATGTTCACGCATCCGAGACGGGGCTGGACCTCAAGGGCATCCTGTCGCTCTTCCTCAAGGTGTGCGACGCGGTCCGGTACGCCCACTCGTGCGGCGTCATCCACCGCGATCTGAAGCCGGGGAATATCCTCGTCGCCGACGGTGAGCCGAAGATCATCGACTTCGGGATCGCGCGCAGCGCTGAGGCCGCGGGCGTCACTCTTGCACAGGGAACGGGGGTCGGCCAGATCATCGGCACGCTTCAGTACATGGCCCCGGAGCAGGCACGAGGCGATGCAAGCGAGATCGACCCGCGCTGCGACGTCTATTCGCTGGAGGTGATCCTGTACGAACTTCTCACGGGGCGGCTTCCCTACCAGGTCGAACAACGTCCGATCACCGAAGCGCTGCGGATCATTCAGGAGTCCCCGCCGACGCGCCCTTCCACGATCACCCTTGTGCTGCGCGGCGACCTGGAGACTGTCATTCTGAAGGCCCTGGAGAAGGAGCGCGGTCGGCGCTACCAATCGGTGGGCGAACTGTCCGAGGATCTGCGGCGATACCTGTCGCATCAACCCATCCGAGCGCATCCGGCTTCGGTGACCTATCACGCACGGTTGTTCATCCGGCGCAACCGGCTGCTGGTAGGCGCGATGGGGGCCCTGTTTCTCATCCTCGTGGCCTCCATTGCGGTGATCGCCAGCGTCGCGGCGCACGCCACACGTCAGCGTGATCTCGCCGAGTTATCTGCGGAGGCGGCCCAGCGCAGCGCCACGGAAGCCCAGACGCAGCAGCGAATCGCGGCCCGCGTCGCCCGGTTTCTGCACGACACGCTGGCCACTGCCCGCCCGCACGTCGCCCTGGGCCGCGAGATCACCATGCGTGAAGTGACGCAGCGGGCGGCGGAGCGAGCCGAAATCGAACTGGCGGACCAGCCCGCCGTGATGGCGGAAGTGCTGGCGACGCTGGGGACGACGTACCGCTCCCTGGGCGAGTACCGAGCCGCTCTGGTGCTGCTCGAGCGCGCCCGGGCGGTCGCCCCCGAGCCGACCGACGCGATCGGATCGTTGCGCGTGGCGATGATCCTGTCGGAACTCGGATGGTGCGAGTTCCGACTTGGCCGCGTCGTCGAGGCGGAGGCCCACCTGATTGAGGCCGTGGAACGCTGCAACCGCGCTCCCGCGGAGCGACCGGACGTCGCGGCACGGGCGCATCTCTGGCTGGGTGAGCTCCGGATGACCGCTGGTCGCCATGACGAGGCGGATGCCGACCTCGCCGAGGCCCGTCGCATCGCGGAGCGGCATTTCGGCGAAGCCGGCGAGCAGGTTCTTCCCGTGCTGGACGCCATCGCCCGTTCGCACGCCTCGCGGCGGAACTGGCGCGAGGCCGCAGCCATGCACCGAAGGCACGTGGAGATCGCGCGTGCAACGCTCCCCGCCAATCACCCCGATCTGGCCACGGGCATCAACAGTCTGGCCAACGCTTTGTTCAGCAGCGGGGAGATCGCGGAGGCCGCCGCCCTGTGGCACGAGGCCCTGACGATGTTCCAAGTCATTCTCCCAGCCGATCATCCCGACCTCGTGACCCTGAATCACAACCTGGCGCTGGCGGAGGAGGCGCGCGGCGACTATCGCGCGGCGGAGGCGCGTTTCAACGAAGTCATCCGCCTTCGACGCGCCATTCTGGGCGACTACCACCCCCAGGTCTCCTCCGCGCTGATGCAACTGGGCTCGATGCTGGTGGACGCGGGCGAACCGGAGCGCGGCGTGCAGGCGCTGCGTGAGTCGGTGGAGGTATATTCGATCGCGCTTCGCAACGCCGGATACGCTGACGACGCCAATCTCGCGGGACGGTATGCCATGCTGGCGCTGGCGCTCCGCGCCTGCGGCGACCTGGACGAGGCGGAAGCGGCGGGCCGGCACGCCTTGACCATCCACGAGGCCGTGCTCCCCGCGGGGGATCAGCGGATCACGCAGACGCTGTCCATCCTCGGATCGGTTCTGGTGGACGATGGACAACTCGCCGAGGCCGAATCGCTGCTTCGACGGGCATACGACCTGCGCCAGGCATGGGACGCGGCCCACTGGCTCACCGCCAACAGCGCCACCGTATTGGGCGGATGCCTGCTGGCGCAGGGGCGGTTGGAGGAAGCGCGTCCCTTGATCCTCGACGGCGAGCGCCGGCTTCGGGAAGTGCTGGGAGACCAGCACGCGCGCCGCCTCGAAGCTCTGGAGCGCGTCATCCGCCTCTACGAGGCGGTCGGCAACACCGCTGAACGGGACGCCGCGGTCGCCGAACTGGGCCGCTGGCGCGGTTCACGATGA
- a CDS encoding sigma-70 family RNA polymerase sigma factor — MQGEPGEVTRLLNLASGGSREAVQSLFPIVYGELRRLAQGYVAGERQGHTLSATALVHEVYIKLVGQDSIGFRDRAQFFGVASRAMRRILVDHARTRRRLKRGGSVVGEPLDDALAAVEQRAIDLVELDEALDELARLDETKARLIELRFFGGLEMAAVAELMGMPLRSVERQWTMARAFLRSRIAGGATST; from the coding sequence ATGCAGGGTGAGCCAGGCGAGGTCACTCGGCTGCTCAACTTGGCCTCGGGCGGCAGCCGCGAGGCCGTGCAGTCCCTCTTTCCGATCGTGTATGGCGAGCTGCGACGGCTGGCTCAGGGCTACGTCGCCGGTGAGCGACAGGGGCACACGCTCTCCGCAACCGCCTTGGTTCACGAGGTTTACATCAAGCTGGTCGGTCAAGACAGCATCGGCTTCCGCGATCGAGCTCAGTTTTTCGGCGTCGCGTCCCGAGCCATGCGACGGATTCTCGTCGATCACGCCCGGACGCGGCGGCGACTGAAACGGGGTGGCAGCGTCGTTGGCGAGCCGCTGGATGACGCTCTCGCCGCCGTGGAGCAGCGGGCCATCGACCTGGTCGAGCTGGACGAGGCCCTGGACGAACTGGCGCGGCTGGATGAAACCAAGGCCCGGTTGATCGAACTGCGTTTTTTTGGCGGGCTGGAGATGGCCGCCGTCGCGGAGTTGATGGGGATGCCCCTGCGCTCGGTGGAACGCCAGTGGACCATGGCGCGGGCGTTTCTGCGCAGTCGTATCGCAGGCGGCGCGACTTCAACCTGA
- a CDS encoding N-acetyltransferase family protein yields the protein MTSPGVTTTAQAAGHPGDAVTIRLATLDDLPAIVAISNHYALTTHANFAVEPESLESWRESWRTTHERFPWLVAVETPSSTHGPASSATTRPDEAFSSQSTDPSALRASPLLGFAKASPWKGRCAYNWTAETSVYLRPEAHGRGLGRALYSRLINLMRAQGWRTLLGGITQPNEASVRLHEACGFRKVAHLERVGWKFGRWWDVGYWELHLQGDPSGTMDDPPPGPIEPVKAAWRGP from the coding sequence ATGACCTCGCCAGGCGTGACAACGACCGCTCAAGCGGCCGGTCATCCGGGCGACGCGGTCACCATCCGCCTCGCCACGCTCGACGATCTGCCCGCCATCGTGGCCATCAGCAATCACTACGCGCTCACCACGCACGCCAACTTCGCGGTCGAACCCGAGTCGCTGGAGTCATGGCGGGAATCCTGGCGGACCACGCATGAGAGGTTCCCGTGGCTGGTCGCCGTCGAGACGCCATCGTCCACGCACGGACCGGCATCCTCTGCGACGACGCGCCCCGATGAGGCGTTCAGCTCACAATCCACGGATCCCTCAGCCCTCCGCGCCTCCCCCCTTCTTGGCTTCGCCAAGGCCTCGCCGTGGAAGGGACGCTGCGCGTACAACTGGACGGCGGAGACGAGCGTGTATCTCCGACCCGAGGCGCACGGCCGGGGCCTCGGACGGGCGCTCTACTCGCGTCTCATCAACCTGATGCGCGCCCAGGGCTGGCGCACGCTGCTGGGCGGCATCACCCAGCCCAATGAAGCCAGCGTCAGACTCCACGAAGCATGCGGCTTTCGCAAGGTGGCCCACCTCGAACGCGTCGGCTGGAAGTTCGGCCGCTGGTGGGATGTGGGGTACTGGGAGCTGCATCTGCAAGGCGACCCGAGCGGAACGATGGACGACCCGCCTCCGGGTCCGATCGAACCCGTCAAGGCGGCGTGGCGCGGCCCCTGA
- the bshB1 gene encoding bacillithiol biosynthesis deacetylase BshB1 → MNILIVGPHPDDQELGMGGSIARLAEQGHDVLLLDMTNGEPTPHGDPDTRAREAAAAARILGVRRLTLDLPNRFVEHSVAARHKVAAIIRQHRSQIVFTPFFEDAHPDHVATTRIVEDARFDAKLTRIDLPGEPTYPRWLFYYYATHLRWVANPSFLLDISGFENRKTEAIVAYHSQFVLPERNRKVVEWIEASNRYFGSRIGTTAAEPFFTKEPIGLTGLEGLA, encoded by the coding sequence ATGAACATTCTCATTGTCGGTCCGCATCCGGATGATCAGGAACTCGGCATGGGCGGCTCCATCGCCCGGCTCGCCGAGCAGGGGCACGATGTGCTGCTGCTGGACATGACCAACGGCGAGCCCACGCCGCACGGCGACCCCGACACCCGCGCCCGCGAGGCGGCGGCGGCGGCGAGAATCCTCGGCGTGCGGCGGCTCACGCTCGATCTGCCCAATCGATTCGTTGAGCACTCGGTGGCGGCCCGTCACAAGGTGGCGGCGATCATCCGGCAGCACCGCTCGCAGATCGTCTTCACGCCATTCTTCGAGGACGCCCATCCTGATCACGTCGCCACCACGCGCATCGTCGAGGACGCGCGCTTTGACGCCAAGCTCACCAGGATCGACCTGCCCGGCGAGCCGACGTATCCCCGGTGGCTGTTCTATTACTACGCCACGCACCTGCGCTGGGTGGCCAACCCGAGCTTCCTGCTCGACATCTCCGGCTTCGAGAACCGCAAGACAGAGGCGATCGTGGCCTACCACTCGCAGTTCGTGCTGCCGGAAAGGAATCGCAAGGTGGTGGAGTGGATCGAAGCTTCCAACCGCTACTTCGGCAGCCGCATCGGAACCACCGCCGCCGAGCCGTTCTTCACCAAGGAGCCCATCGGGTTGACGGGGTTGGAGGGGCTGGCATGA